A portion of the Oxynema aestuarii AP17 genome contains these proteins:
- a CDS encoding 2Fe-2S iron-sulfur cluster-binding protein: protein MPQIQAQGKTIECDRGANLRKVLLDNDVELYNGPAKAFNCHGLGTCGTCTVEVEGEVSEMQGREKARLSLPPHSPTKNRRLACQTKVLGDVKVKKYNKMWGQGDETLWTERG, encoded by the coding sequence ATGCCTCAAATCCAAGCTCAAGGAAAAACCATCGAATGCGATCGCGGGGCGAACTTGCGAAAGGTCCTGCTCGATAATGATGTCGAGTTGTACAACGGTCCGGCTAAAGCCTTTAACTGCCACGGCCTGGGAACCTGCGGGACTTGCACCGTTGAGGTTGAAGGAGAAGTCTCCGAAATGCAAGGACGGGAAAAAGCGAGGTTGTCCCTTCCTCCCCATTCTCCTACAAAAAACCGTCGTTTGGCCTGCCAAACCAAAGTTTTAGGGGATGTCAAAGTCAAAAAATATAACAAGATGTGGGGACAAGGAGACGAAACGCTCTGGACCGAACGGGGTTGA
- a CDS encoding tetratricopeptide repeat protein: MVVTEIPSQKVLGSNRQIYKQLQLALKLGLRRQVFVAVCDDLRLRDRIVRRLETDLQIPDELRASQTVGRTTPQGPPFVSLQIDANHPNPFERIREWFRERDGSGGPLPSFQIVGVEHLTRATPAVQWSFLNGLEEIEDDELGDRLDPVGECTVLLWVSRPWCHTIEQSAPDFWRCRTGVFEFEGEPTPVLYWETGQDDRPRQQPEPQQPRERDLTPSSSAKQSEGAKVATEKGVWEGSPQEHRVGSAPEKRPSVATQTVGERQTAAIALKASQTGVEATTVAPRKREESQEQAIPTSSSIPDVLIELVLASAESLGRSGANDPEAEANGSFAPLQLLQQIEELHLQRADRAELAAAYLNLGNFYRNLLESGQIEQAIAQGSTANVAPEALPQCLMVAILTYEQVLQFLEPEAAVGVELANDLGNFYWMLSRYSSDLEEKHFNLERGIAAYRQGLKRIDPVRQGEAWGMIQNNLGALYGELARDRDPVENLEKSVAAYCQALEQRRVQMEAGDEQASRRYSATQNNLGTAYWNLAQHRQPARHLKEAIAAYQEALAYYSAEKQPLDYAMIQNNLGTAYWNLAQYEQPKDNLMLAIAAYQVALTYRTPEQMPLPCAATQNNLGTAYWHLANHSQREPEARAHFLDRAIAAYRGAIENIHSAIGSEEALSPVPIPGLPFDRFATYNNLGLAHYQRIADGMPLTDPDERSPHLEAALDAHLQALAGSRDRPELSKTALSYVVQTIRAFYKYLGIQGQNRALSKVPPHLLSEIVGRL; encoded by the coding sequence ATGGTTGTAACAGAAATTCCTTCCCAAAAAGTTTTGGGTTCAAATCGGCAAATCTACAAGCAGCTCCAGTTAGCACTGAAGCTAGGTTTGCGCCGTCAGGTGTTTGTGGCGGTGTGCGATGACTTGCGCCTGCGCGATCGCATCGTCCGCCGTTTAGAAACAGATTTACAAATCCCCGACGAGTTGAGAGCGAGTCAAACCGTCGGTCGCACGACACCTCAAGGTCCACCCTTTGTCAGTTTGCAGATCGACGCCAACCACCCCAATCCCTTCGAGCGCATTCGCGAGTGGTTCCGCGAACGGGATGGGAGTGGCGGCCCGTTGCCGAGTTTTCAAATTGTAGGGGTCGAACACTTGACCCGAGCGACTCCGGCGGTACAGTGGAGCTTTCTCAACGGACTCGAAGAAATAGAGGACGACGAACTCGGCGACAGACTCGATCCGGTCGGCGAGTGTACGGTGCTGCTGTGGGTGTCGCGTCCGTGGTGCCATACGATCGAGCAGTCGGCGCCGGACTTTTGGCGCTGTCGGACGGGGGTATTCGAGTTTGAGGGAGAACCGACCCCGGTATTGTATTGGGAAACGGGACAAGACGATCGCCCCCGACAGCAACCCGAACCCCAACAACCCCGAGAGCGGGATCTAACGCCGTCGAGTTCCGCAAAGCAGTCCGAAGGTGCGAAGGTGGCGACGGAAAAGGGCGTTTGGGAAGGGTCTCCCCAGGAGCATCGCGTAGGGTCTGCGCCGGAGAAACGCCCGTCCGTGGCGACCCAGACCGTGGGGGAACGGCAAACGGCGGCGATCGCCCTCAAAGCGAGTCAAACGGGTGTAGAAGCTACCACAGTCGCCCCTCGGAAGCGAGAGGAGTCTCAAGAGCAAGCGATCCCGACATCGAGCAGCATTCCCGATGTTTTGATCGAATTAGTGTTAGCCAGTGCCGAATCCTTGGGGCGATCGGGCGCGAACGACCCGGAAGCGGAAGCCAACGGCAGTTTTGCGCCCTTGCAACTGCTGCAACAAATTGAAGAACTGCACCTGCAACGGGCCGATCGCGCGGAATTAGCGGCGGCGTATCTGAATTTGGGGAATTTTTACCGAAATTTACTCGAAAGCGGCCAAATTGAACAGGCGATCGCCCAAGGGAGTACGGCGAATGTCGCCCCGGAAGCCTTACCCCAATGCTTGATGGTGGCGATTTTGACCTACGAGCAAGTGCTGCAGTTCCTGGAACCGGAAGCGGCGGTCGGGGTGGAATTGGCCAATGATTTAGGAAACTTTTACTGGATGCTGTCGCGCTACAGCAGCGACTTAGAAGAAAAGCATTTTAATTTAGAACGGGGGATAGCAGCGTATCGGCAAGGGTTGAAGCGGATCGATCCGGTGCGACAGGGCGAAGCGTGGGGGATGATTCAGAATAACTTAGGCGCGCTGTACGGGGAACTGGCGCGCGATCGCGACCCGGTAGAAAACCTCGAAAAAAGTGTCGCCGCCTATTGCCAAGCCTTAGAGCAACGTCGGGTGCAGATGGAGGCGGGAGACGAACAAGCGAGTCGGCGCTACAGTGCCACCCAGAATAATTTAGGAACCGCTTATTGGAATTTAGCCCAACATCGGCAGCCTGCGCGACATCTGAAAGAAGCGATCGCCGCCTATCAGGAAGCCTTGGCCTATTACAGCGCCGAGAAGCAGCCCCTAGATTATGCGATGATTCAGAATAACTTGGGGACGGCGTACTGGAATTTAGCGCAATACGAACAGCCCAAAGATAACTTAATGCTGGCGATCGCCGCCTATCAAGTGGCGCTGACCTACCGGACGCCGGAACAGATGCCCCTCCCCTGCGCCGCCACCCAAAATAACTTAGGAACCGCCTACTGGCATTTGGCGAACCATTCCCAGCGAGAACCGGAGGCGAGAGCGCATTTTTTAGACCGGGCGATCGCCGCGTACCGAGGGGCGATCGAGAATATCCACAGCGCGATCGGTTCGGAAGAAGCCCTCAGTCCGGTTCCGATTCCGGGCTTACCCTTCGATCGCTTTGCCACTTACAATAACTTAGGATTGGCCCATTACCAACGGATTGCCGACGGGATGCCCCTCACCGATCCCGACGAGCGATCGCCGCACCTAGAAGCCGCCCTCGACGCCCACCTGCAAGCCCTCGCCGGAAGTCGCGATCGACCCGAATTATCGAAAACCGCCTTGAGTTATGTCGTGCAGACGATTCGGGCCTTTTACAAATATTTGGGGATTCAAGGTCAGAACCGCGCCCTGTCCAAAGTTCCGCCCCACCTGCTTTCCGAGATCGTGGGACGGCTATGA
- a CDS encoding cupredoxin domain-containing protein, with protein MSQLIVRSCKLLVASLAIALMVSTGEVLAEKSGSSSEQSQFDKIEQPWQIKGGVTLLGVGLIGLELWWFLFSKTRAKEARRDRDIQEVEIIVDGGYNPDRIRVRVGEPVRINFLRKDPSSCLERVIIPDFQKAVDLSLNRRTSVEFTPEEAGDYSFHCGMNMFRGAIEARQSS; from the coding sequence ATGAGTCAGTTAATCGTCAGATCTTGTAAATTGTTAGTTGCTAGTTTGGCGATCGCCTTAATGGTCTCTACGGGAGAAGTATTGGCCGAGAAGTCGGGCAGTTCTTCCGAGCAAAGTCAGTTTGATAAAATCGAACAACCTTGGCAAATCAAGGGAGGGGTGACCTTACTGGGAGTCGGATTAATTGGTTTGGAGTTATGGTGGTTTTTGTTTTCTAAAACTCGAGCGAAGGAGGCGCGGCGCGATCGCGACATCCAAGAAGTCGAAATTATTGTCGATGGCGGATACAATCCCGATCGCATTCGCGTGCGGGTCGGCGAACCCGTGCGGATTAATTTTTTAAGAAAAGATCCAAGCAGTTGTTTGGAAAGGGTGATTATCCCCGATTTCCAAAAAGCTGTAGATTTATCTCTCAATCGACGGACTTCTGTAGAGTTTACGCCGGAAGAGGCGGGGGACTATTCTTTTCATTGCGGAATGAATATGTTTCGCGGGGCGATTGAAGCTCGTCAGTCTTCTTAA
- a CDS encoding thiazole synthase: protein MTSALTYPSPRSPRPERETAETLLHRLDDPVAIAGKTFRSRLMTGSGKYRTVEEMQRSIAASRCEIVTVAVRRVQNNAPGHEGLAEAIDWQKIWMLPNTAGCQTAEEAIRVARLGREMAKILGQEDNNFVKLEVIADPKYLLPDPIGTLKAAEQLVKEGFAVLPYINADPILAKHLEEVGCATVMPLGSPIGSGQGIETAANIRIIVENAKIPVVVDAGIGVPSEAAQAMELGADFVLINSAIALAKNPPAMACAMANAVEAGRLAYLSGRIPVQGGASASSPLTGRVGQ from the coding sequence ATGACGAGCGCTTTAACCTACCCTTCCCCCCGTTCCCCCCGCCCGGAACGAGAGACTGCCGAGACCCTCTTACACCGCTTGGACGACCCCGTGGCGATCGCCGGAAAAACTTTCCGATCTCGCTTGATGACCGGAAGCGGCAAATATCGCACCGTCGAAGAAATGCAGCGCAGTATCGCCGCCAGTCGCTGCGAAATCGTCACCGTCGCCGTCCGTCGCGTCCAAAATAACGCCCCCGGTCACGAAGGCTTGGCGGAGGCGATCGACTGGCAAAAAATCTGGATGTTACCCAATACCGCCGGATGCCAGACCGCCGAAGAGGCTATCCGCGTCGCTCGTTTGGGTCGCGAAATGGCGAAGATTTTAGGACAGGAAGACAACAATTTTGTCAAGTTAGAAGTGATTGCCGATCCTAAATACTTGCTCCCGGATCCGATCGGCACTCTCAAAGCGGCGGAACAGTTGGTGAAAGAAGGGTTTGCGGTTTTACCCTATATCAATGCGGACCCGATCCTCGCCAAACATCTAGAAGAGGTCGGTTGTGCGACGGTCATGCCTCTGGGATCGCCGATCGGTTCGGGACAGGGCATCGAAACCGCCGCTAATATCCGCATTATTGTCGAAAATGCCAAGATCCCCGTGGTCGTCGATGCGGGGATCGGCGTCCCCAGCGAAGCGGCCCAAGCGATGGAACTCGGCGCCGATTTCGTCTTGATCAATAGCGCGATCGCCCTGGCTAAAAATCCCCCCGCCATGGCTTGCGCGATGGCGAACGCCGTCGAAGCGGGCCGCCTCGCCTACCTGTCCGGTCGCATTCCGGTACAGGGGGGAGCCAGTGCCAGTTCCCCGTTGACGGGAAGGGTTGGCCAGTAG
- a CDS encoding TolC family protein: MRTFRLLMVLGMTSVVSLNQMRPSLSQPPSQLQLEDGELSDSGVPSATVESDSREDALTPSVDSQTQESGNGTENAIASPGRIDPFTDAASTVIGQFAPGGATGSREGAPPEYLDPSTNPLLYPTEAEEVEIVGTQPLTLTQAIELARRNNPDLQEALLNFERSQAALREARAALYPNLQLRSNLTHADSSQTELSNERQRDLFGDNATEQDDSTTSLEGTVELSYNLYTSGQRPAQIRAAEERVRLNELELERIAAQLRFDVTDAYYNLQEADDAVRINRSAVDSSQQSLRDAEARERAGVGTRFDVLRARVQLANSEQDLTQSLSQQRIRRRELAQILNITQSVDVSAADEVEIAGLWELSLEESIIQAFQNRAELEQQLVQREINEQQRRAALAALGPQVSLFANYNVIDIFDDDQGLADGYALGARLQWNLYDGGAAKARAAQEEKNIEIAENRFTSQRNQIRTQVEQAYYNLQSNFRNIQTANIALDQAKESLRLARLRFQAGVGTQTEVLDAETELTRAENNRLQAIVRYNRALASMRRSITNLDDPYRSDRPSAEP, translated from the coding sequence ATGCGAACTTTTCGTCTTTTGATGGTTTTGGGAATGACCAGTGTTGTTTCCTTAAACCAGATGCGCCCGAGTTTATCCCAACCGCCGTCTCAGTTGCAACTCGAAGACGGCGAACTGTCTGACTCGGGGGTTCCCAGCGCCACTGTCGAATCGGATTCCCGAGAAGATGCACTCACGCCTTCGGTGGATAGCCAGACGCAAGAGAGTGGGAACGGAACGGAAAATGCGATCGCCTCCCCAGGGAGGATCGATCCGTTTACCGACGCAGCGTCCACGGTTATCGGTCAATTTGCGCCGGGTGGGGCGACGGGAAGCCGGGAAGGTGCGCCCCCGGAATATCTCGATCCGAGTACCAATCCACTGTTGTATCCGACGGAAGCCGAGGAGGTGGAAATCGTCGGGACGCAACCGTTGACCTTAACGCAGGCGATCGAATTAGCGCGCCGAAACAATCCCGATTTACAAGAAGCCTTACTCAATTTCGAGCGATCGCAAGCCGCTTTGCGAGAAGCGCGGGCCGCACTCTATCCCAATTTACAACTGCGATCGAATTTAACCCATGCCGATTCGTCCCAAACGGAGTTGAGTAACGAACGCCAGCGCGATTTGTTCGGCGACAACGCCACCGAACAGGATGACAGTACGACCTCGCTGGAAGGCACCGTCGAACTGAGTTACAACCTCTACACCTCCGGGCAACGTCCGGCTCAAATTCGGGCGGCGGAAGAACGAGTGCGCCTCAACGAACTCGAACTCGAACGGATTGCGGCGCAGTTGCGTTTCGACGTGACCGATGCCTATTACAACCTGCAAGAAGCGGACGACGCAGTTCGCATTAACCGTTCGGCGGTAGACAGTTCCCAACAAAGTTTGCGCGACGCCGAAGCCAGAGAACGGGCCGGGGTGGGGACGCGCTTCGACGTGTTGCGCGCCCGGGTGCAGTTGGCGAATTCGGAACAGGATTTGACCCAATCGCTGTCCCAACAACGGATCCGACGCCGGGAGTTAGCGCAAATTTTGAATATTACCCAGTCGGTGGACGTGTCGGCGGCGGATGAGGTGGAAATTGCAGGGCTGTGGGAGTTGTCGTTAGAGGAAAGTATTATCCAGGCGTTTCAAAATCGCGCCGAACTCGAACAGCAGTTAGTGCAACGGGAGATTAACGAACAGCAACGGCGCGCGGCCCTGGCGGCCCTCGGACCGCAAGTGAGTTTGTTTGCGAATTACAATGTCATCGATATTTTTGACGACGACCAGGGGTTGGCGGACGGTTATGCCCTCGGGGCGCGCTTGCAGTGGAATTTGTACGATGGGGGCGCGGCGAAAGCGCGGGCGGCCCAGGAAGAAAAGAATATCGAGATTGCGGAAAATCGGTTTACGTCCCAGCGCAATCAAATTCGGACTCAGGTGGAGCAGGCGTATTATAATTTGCAGTCGAATTTTAGGAATATTCAAACGGCGAATATTGCGTTAGACCAGGCGAAAGAAAGTTTGCGGTTGGCCCGGTTGCGGTTTCAAGCGGGGGTGGGCACTCAAACGGAGGTACTCGATGCGGAAACGGAGTTAACGCGGGCGGAAAATAACCGCTTGCAGGCGATCGTCCGCTATAACCGGGCGTTGGCGTCGATGCGGCGCTCGATTACGAATCTTGACGATCCCTATCGTAGCGATCGCCCTTCGGCGGAGCCTTAA
- the psb34 gene encoding photosystem II assembly protein Psb34: MPYSKEEGGLLNNFATEPKMYKAEPPTNKQKRNYAIQAVFALLLVGGLVVVALSVSGGVS; the protein is encoded by the coding sequence ATGCCCTATAGCAAAGAAGAAGGTGGATTGCTCAATAACTTCGCGACCGAGCCGAAGATGTACAAGGCCGAACCGCCGACGAACAAACAGAAGCGTAATTATGCGATTCAAGCGGTATTCGCTTTATTGCTCGTAGGAGGCTTAGTCGTGGTAGCCCTATCCGTATCGGGGGGGGTTAGCTAG
- a CDS encoding heavy metal translocating P-type ATPase, which translates to MKTQHLKLQGMGCASCARTIEDAIRNVSGVSNCQVNFGMSQGKVEYDPRKTDLEQIQHAVSEAGYSAEPLDDDNPSGDGERDARESEERDLKRKVLLGSTISLILIVGSLPMMTGLSLPIPMWMHDPWLQFVLATPVLFWCGKGFFVGAWKAFKRHAADMNTLVALGTGAAYFYSLFISLFPNFLRSQGLNVEVYYEAAAVVTTLILVGRMLENRARGQTSEAIRKLMGLQAKTARVIRNGEQQDIPIEDVRVGDTIVVRPGEKIPVDGEIVEGSSAIDESMVTGEPIPAQKSAGDEVIGATINKSGSFKFKASRVGKDTVLSQIVKLVREAQGSKAPIQRLADEVTGWFVPVVIAIAIATFVVWFDIMGNFTLALITTVGVLIIACPCALGLATPTSIMVGTGKGAENGILIKGADSLELAHKINTIVLDKTGTLTQGKPTVTDYATVNGTANKNEIKLLRLAAAVENNSEHPLAEAIAEYAKSQAVEMPFPDVENFEAISGMGVRGTVSDRLVQIGTQSWMEELGINVDALKSKGEQWEEASKTTAWIAVDGELEGVFGIADALKPASAEAVRKLRKMGLEVVMLTGDNRHTAQSIAREVGIDRVFAQVKPDEKSQKVKQLQEEGKIVAMVGDGINDAPALAQADVGMAIGTGTDVAIAASDITLISGDLGGIVTAIQLSRATMKNIRQNLFFAFAYNTAAIPIAAGIFYPIFGWLLNPIIAGGAMAMSSVSVVSNALRLRNFTISN; encoded by the coding sequence ATGAAAACCCAACATTTAAAACTGCAAGGGATGGGGTGCGCCTCCTGCGCGCGCACCATCGAAGACGCCATTCGCAACGTTTCCGGCGTCAGCAACTGTCAAGTTAATTTTGGCATGAGTCAGGGAAAAGTCGAATACGATCCCCGAAAAACCGATTTAGAACAAATCCAACACGCCGTTTCCGAAGCTGGGTATAGCGCCGAACCCCTCGACGACGATAATCCCTCCGGCGATGGCGAACGAGACGCAAGAGAAAGCGAAGAACGAGACTTAAAACGCAAAGTCCTCCTCGGAAGTACCATCAGCTTGATTCTGATTGTCGGTTCCCTCCCGATGATGACCGGATTATCCTTACCGATTCCCATGTGGATGCACGACCCCTGGTTGCAGTTCGTCCTCGCTACCCCGGTCTTATTTTGGTGCGGAAAAGGCTTTTTTGTAGGCGCCTGGAAAGCCTTTAAACGTCATGCGGCTGATATGAATACCCTAGTCGCACTCGGAACGGGAGCCGCTTATTTCTATTCTTTATTTATCAGTTTGTTTCCCAATTTTTTGCGATCGCAAGGCTTGAACGTTGAGGTTTACTACGAAGCCGCAGCCGTCGTGACCACCTTAATTTTAGTCGGGAGAATGCTCGAAAATCGCGCGCGCGGTCAAACCTCCGAAGCGATTCGCAAACTGATGGGATTGCAAGCGAAAACTGCACGAGTGATTCGCAACGGCGAACAGCAAGATATTCCCATCGAAGACGTGCGCGTCGGCGATACAATTGTCGTCCGTCCCGGCGAAAAAATCCCCGTAGATGGAGAAATTGTCGAAGGATCTTCCGCCATTGACGAATCGATGGTGACCGGGGAACCGATTCCCGCTCAAAAATCGGCGGGAGATGAAGTGATTGGCGCGACGATTAATAAAAGCGGAAGTTTTAAATTTAAAGCCTCTCGCGTCGGGAAAGATACGGTCTTATCTCAAATTGTCAAACTCGTGCGCGAAGCACAAGGATCGAAAGCTCCGATTCAACGGTTAGCCGATGAAGTCACCGGGTGGTTTGTTCCGGTGGTCATTGCGATCGCGATCGCGACTTTTGTTGTCTGGTTTGACATCATGGGGAACTTTACCCTCGCCTTAATTACCACTGTCGGCGTGTTAATTATAGCCTGTCCGTGCGCCCTCGGTTTGGCGACGCCGACATCGATTATGGTCGGCACTGGAAAAGGAGCGGAAAACGGGATTTTAATTAAAGGTGCCGATAGTTTAGAACTGGCGCATAAAATCAATACGATCGTTCTCGATAAAACTGGAACGTTGACTCAAGGAAAACCGACGGTTACCGATTATGCTACCGTTAACGGAACGGCGAATAAAAACGAAATTAAATTATTACGCTTGGCGGCGGCAGTTGAAAATAATTCCGAGCATCCGTTAGCGGAGGCGATCGCGGAATATGCGAAGTCCCAAGCGGTAGAAATGCCTTTCCCCGATGTAGAAAACTTTGAGGCAATTTCGGGAATGGGGGTTCGGGGAACGGTGAGCGATCGCTTAGTTCAGATTGGCACCCAATCTTGGATGGAAGAATTAGGGATTAATGTCGATGCCTTGAAATCAAAAGGTGAACAATGGGAAGAAGCCAGTAAAACCACCGCATGGATTGCCGTTGATGGCGAATTAGAAGGGGTATTTGGGATTGCGGACGCCCTCAAGCCCGCTTCCGCCGAAGCGGTGCGTAAATTACGCAAAATGGGACTGGAAGTGGTGATGCTGACCGGAGATAACCGCCATACAGCGCAATCGATCGCCCGGGAAGTTGGCATCGACCGCGTTTTTGCACAAGTCAAGCCCGATGAAAAGTCCCAAAAGGTCAAACAATTACAAGAAGAAGGCAAAATTGTGGCGATGGTCGGCGATGGGATTAATGATGCGCCAGCGTTAGCCCAAGCCGATGTAGGAATGGCGATCGGAACGGGAACGGATGTGGCGATCGCCGCCAGCGATATTACCCTAATTTCTGGCGATTTGGGGGGCATCGTTACCGCGATTCAGCTCAGCCGCGCGACGATGAAAAATATCCGCCAAAATCTATTTTTTGCGTTCGCTTACAATACGGCTGCTATTCCGATCGCCGCCGGAATCTTTTATCCGATTTTTGGATGGCTGCTCAATCCCATTATCGCCGGAGGTGCAATGGCGATGAGTTCGGTTTCTGTGGTAAGTAATGCGCTAAGATTGCGGAATTTTACTATTTCCAATTAA
- a CDS encoding DEAD/DEAH box helicase produces MSVSPTLSEIDLKRLFPFSLDDFQKQAIAALDAGRSVVVCAPTGSGKTLIGEYAIHRALHRNGRVFYTTPLKALSNQKYRDFREQFGDENVGLLTGDLSIERDAPILVMTTEIFRNMLYGTSIGAVGTSLNGVEAVVLDECHYMNDRQRGTVWEESIVYCPPEIQLVALSATVANSELLTRWISHVHGPTELIYSDFRPVPLQFHFISSKGMFPLLKAPRGGKKATEINPRIKSFGKGRQGRKEEPALSFVLSALEQRQMLPAIYFIFSRRGCDRSVEAVGNLCLVTPEEARELRSRVGEFLARNPEAERAGQLEPLLRGIAAHHAGILPAWKGLVEELFQAGLIKVVFATETLAAGINMPARTAVISSLSKRTDDGHRLLKASEFLQMSGRAGRRGMDERGHVVTVQTRFEGAKEAAFLATAQADPLVSQFTPSYGMVLNLLQTHSLEETKELVESSFGQFIANLHLQPLMEEVSQLKEEYRQLASQVAQVNEEDIHSYEKLRARLREEKRLLKILWNQAIETSAQTAREALPTIAPGAILSLKGPNVRTKDPVMAVLVATAPSPGQAPYLICLGEDNRWYVVLSTDAIAINGEFPDWQEVGQTVLPGEIAFKPGQSRKGTAETAEIARQISAIAEPLYFAEVEAQQQRMKAVEAQLEQHPLNQWGSPGALFKSLKRQKKLASEIRKLEKQLDRQLGDRWGEFLNLIDILVEVGCLKVSDAEPDAEDDNPVFEVTAMGESAAAIRGDNELWLGSAVRSGLLDNIDPHHLATVGAALVTEVSRPDTWTNYGLSPAVEAVLGQLQGLRRQLFQLQRRHHIAFPIWLEREPIALVEQWALGVEWNELFENTSLDEGDIVRILRRTLDFLSQIPHVPHISESLRVNAYRAMALIDRFPVNESIE; encoded by the coding sequence GTGAGTGTTTCACCTACCTTGTCAGAAATCGACCTCAAACGTTTATTTCCCTTTTCCCTCGATGACTTCCAAAAGCAAGCGATCGCGGCGTTAGACGCCGGACGCTCGGTGGTCGTCTGCGCCCCGACGGGTTCGGGAAAAACCCTGATCGGCGAATATGCCATCCATCGCGCCTTGCACCGCAACGGGCGCGTCTTCTACACCACGCCGCTCAAAGCGCTCTCGAATCAAAAATATCGAGATTTTCGCGAGCAGTTTGGCGATGAGAATGTAGGACTGCTGACCGGAGATCTGTCCATCGAACGGGACGCGCCGATCCTGGTGATGACGACGGAAATCTTCCGCAACATGCTCTACGGCACCTCGATTGGCGCCGTCGGCACCTCCCTCAACGGCGTCGAAGCGGTCGTCCTCGACGAATGCCACTACATGAACGACCGCCAACGGGGGACTGTGTGGGAAGAATCGATCGTCTACTGTCCGCCGGAAATTCAACTGGTGGCCCTCTCGGCGACGGTCGCCAACAGCGAGTTACTGACTCGCTGGATTTCCCACGTTCACGGGCCGACGGAACTGATTTACTCGGACTTTCGCCCGGTTCCCCTTCAGTTCCACTTTATTTCGAGTAAGGGGATGTTTCCCCTACTCAAAGCACCTAGGGGGGGCAAGAAAGCGACAGAAATCAATCCCCGGATTAAATCGTTCGGCAAAGGGCGCCAAGGGCGCAAAGAAGAACCCGCCCTGTCCTTCGTGCTGTCGGCGTTGGAGCAACGACAAATGCTTCCGGCGATTTATTTTATTTTCAGTCGTCGCGGGTGCGATCGCTCCGTCGAAGCCGTCGGCAATTTGTGTTTGGTGACGCCGGAAGAAGCCCGGGAACTGCGATCGCGCGTCGGGGAGTTTTTAGCGCGCAACCCGGAAGCGGAACGGGCCGGACAACTCGAACCGCTCTTGCGCGGAATTGCCGCCCACCACGCCGGAATTCTGCCCGCCTGGAAAGGCTTAGTAGAAGAACTGTTTCAAGCGGGATTGATTAAAGTGGTGTTCGCCACAGAAACCCTCGCCGCCGGGATTAATATGCCCGCGCGCACGGCGGTGATTTCGAGTTTGTCGAAGCGGACCGACGACGGACATCGCCTGCTCAAAGCCTCGGAATTCTTGCAAATGTCCGGACGCGCCGGACGCCGGGGAATGGACGAGCGCGGTCACGTGGTGACGGTGCAAACGCGCTTTGAAGGGGCGAAAGAGGCAGCTTTTTTGGCGACGGCTCAAGCGGATCCCCTGGTCAGCCAGTTTACGCCGAGTTATGGCATGGTTCTCAATCTGCTGCAAACCCACAGTTTGGAGGAAACGAAAGAGCTCGTCGAGTCGAGTTTCGGGCAGTTTATTGCGAATTTGCACTTGCAGCCCCTCATGGAGGAAGTCTCGCAACTGAAAGAGGAATATCGCCAGCTTGCGAGCCAAGTGGCCCAGGTGAACGAGGAGGATATTCACAGTTATGAGAAGTTGCGCGCTCGCTTGCGCGAAGAAAAGCGACTGTTAAAGATTCTTTGGAATCAGGCGATCGAAACGAGTGCCCAAACGGCGCGCGAAGCGTTACCCACGATCGCCCCGGGAGCGATTTTGAGTTTGAAAGGGCCCAACGTCCGCACGAAAGATCCGGTGATGGCGGTGTTGGTCGCCACGGCCCCGAGTCCGGGTCAAGCGCCCTATTTGATTTGTTTGGGGGAGGACAATCGCTGGTACGTGGTCTTGTCTACGGACGCGATCGCCATTAACGGCGAATTCCCCGATTGGCAGGAGGTCGGTCAAACGGTACTTCCCGGCGAGATCGCGTTCAAACCGGGTCAGTCTCGCAAAGGAACGGCGGAAACGGCGGAAATTGCCCGTCAGATTTCGGCGATCGCCGAACCGCTCTATTTCGCGGAAGTGGAAGCCCAACAACAGCGCATGAAGGCGGTAGAAGCGCAATTAGAACAGCATCCGCTCAATCAGTGGGGCTCGCCGGGAGCGCTGTTTAAATCGTTAAAACGACAGAAGAAACTCGCCAGCGAGATTCGCAAGCTCGAAAAACAACTCGATCGCCAATTGGGCGATCGGTGGGGAGAGTTTCTCAATTTAATCGATATTTTAGTTGAGGTCGGCTGTTTGAAGGTGTCCGACGCCGAACCGGACGCCGAAGACGACAACCCGGTGTTTGAAGTGACCGCCATGGGCGAAAGTGCGGCGGCCATTCGCGGCGATAACGAGCTATGGTTGGGATCGGCGGTGCGATCGGGTTTGCTCGACAATATCGATCCCCACCATTTGGCGACGGTGGGGGCGGCGTTGGTGACGGAAGTGTCCCGCCCGGATACCTGGACGAATTACGGTCTATCTCCGGCTGTGGAAGCGGTTTTGGGGCAGTTGCAAGGATTGCGGCGACAGTTGTTTCAACTGCAACGACGCCATCACATCGCTTTTCCGATTTGGCTCGAACGCGAGCCGATCGCCTTGGTCGAGCAGTGGGCCCTCGGGGTGGAGTGGAACGAGCTGTTTGAGAATACCAGCTTGGATGAAGGGGATATCGTCCGGATTTTGCGCCGGACTTTGGACTTTTTATCTCAGATTCCCCACGTTCCTCATATTTCCGAGTCGTTGCGGGTCAATGCGTATCGCGCGATGGCGTTAATCGATCGCTTCCCGGTCAACGAATCGATCGAGTAG